The following is a genomic window from Candidatus Gorgyraea atricola.
AAGAGGCCTTTTAAAAAAGGTCGGGTTGGGTCATAGCAGCATATTGTTATGCAGGGCGAAAGACGTATTTAATGTAGGCATTGAAATGTTGAAGAATAACAAATATGCTTTTTTGGCAAATATACAGGATAGGATAAATGATGTTAAAAATAATTGAGGATTTGTGGTTTAAGAGGCGGGACCTGATTTCAGATGGATACGATGAGTCCCTGGCTTACCTTTCAAAAATCATTCCATTCAAGACCCATGAAATCCCGACCGGGACTAAGTGCTGGACATGGGTTGTTCCTGAGAAATGGGCAGTAAAAGAAGCGTATATAGAGGATTTAAACGGCCACAGGCTTCTTGAATTGAAAGATCACCCTTTGCATGTAGTTTCCTATTCTTTGCCTGTGGATAAGGTTGTTACAAAAGAAGAGCTGATGAAACACTTGCATACAAACCCTAAAAGGTCAGGGGCTATTCCTTTTGAATTCAAGTATTATGAAAAGGATTGGGGTTTTTGCATCCAGCATGACAAGCTAAAGGATTTTACGCAAGATAAATATAAGGTTTTTATTGATTCAAGATTTGAAAAAGGGACGCTAAAGGTCGGTGATTATACTATTAAAGGAGAGACTGATGACATAATAGTTTTAGCCGCTCATCTCTGTCATCCGGCCATGGTGAATGATGACCTGACAGGAGTTTCCGCGCTTGTAGAAATTGCCAAAAAATTGAGCGAGATAAAAAGGCATTATACTTATAAGATACTGCTTGTCCCTGAAACAATAGGCTCTATAGCGTATTTAAGCCGGAATGAGAATATTATCCCGAAATTGAAATTTGGCATCTTTGTGGACATGCTAGGCAATAATAATATTCACGCCCTTCAGTTGAGCAGGCAGGGAGATACCAAATTAGACAGGATTGCCAGGTATGTAATGAAAAGAAAATTAAAAAGCTTCAGGGAAGGTACTTTCAGGAAAATCGCAGGAAATGATGAGATGGTGTTTAACGGGCCAGGCGTGAATATGCCCATGATATCTATTACTAGATTTCCTTACCCGGAATATCATACCAGCGATGATAATCCCGGCATTATTTCAAAGGAAAATTTAACCGAATCTAAAGATTTGATCTTAGAAATTCTCAATATCCTTGACAGCGATTATATCCCTAAAAGGAAATTTAAAGGCCCTGTATTTTTATCCGGATATGGGTTATGGGTTAACTGGAGAGTTAATAAAAAATTGAATCAGGATATGGAACAGATTATGCTTAGGCTCGAAGGAGATAAAAGCGTATTTGACATAGCAGAGGAACTAGATCTGGAATTTACTGATGTCTTAAAATATATAGATAAATTTAATGAAAAAGGGCTGATCATAAAAATATAAGGATATAACAGGTTATGGCTAAGAAGGTTATGGTATCGAAGTCCTCTTATGGCGTTGAATTTAAGTATATGATTGACTATAAGATGGAACAGAAAAGAATAGATTCTTTTATCAATAAAAGAAAGACTGTCGTGGTACAAGGCTTGGGATTCGTCGGTTCTGCAATGGTTGCCGCTCTTTGTAATGCAAGAAATAGTGACGGATTATTGTATAACGTTATAGGTGTTGATTTGCCAGATCAAAAGAATTATTGGAAAATAGCCATGGCAAATATCGGTAAGTCTCCAATAGTATCTTCGGATGTCGAATTAGATATTGCTTACAAAAATGCTTATAAAAATAAAAATCTTATGGCCACTTATAGTGAATACGCGTACTCAAAGGCGGATGTGGTTATAGTAGATATAAACTTTGATATTAAGAAGAAAAAAATAGGAAATCCGCATGGCTGTTTTTTCGGTCTTGAAGAATATAAAACAGCTATATCGATAATCGCTGAGAATATAAAAGAAAATACAATTGTTATAATAGAAACTACTGTCCCTCCTGGAACTACGGAGAGTATTATTTTTCCTATATTTAAAAATTGTTTTTCAAAGAGAGGTTTGGATATAAATAAATTATATCTAGGGTATGCATTTGAAAGGGTGATGCCTGGTTTGGATTATCTGAGCTCTATTTCTAATTTTTACAGGGTTTATTCAGGGGTAAACAGAAAGTCTAAAGAAAATATCAGGCAATTTCTAGGAACATTTATCAATACAAAAGACTACCCGTTGTTTGAGATGGATTCGCCTGCTGCAGCAGAGATGGCAAAGGTACTTGAGAATTCTTTTAGGGCCATGAATATTGCTTTTATACAGGAGTGGACTGAATACGCCCAGAAAGCGGAAGTTAATCTTTTTGAGGTAGTAGACAGTATAAGAAAAAGGCCGACTCATAAAAATATTATGTTGCCTGGATTTGGAGTCGGAGGGTATTGCCTGACAAAAGATCCCTTATTGGCAGATTGGTCGTATGCCAATTTATTCAAAGGAAAAAACAGGCTTCGAATATCACTTGAGGCAGTATCCATAAATGATTTAATGCCAATGTACGCTTTTTCGTTGTTGAAAGATAAAATAGGCAGCCTAAAGGGAAGAAGCGTAACCATTATGGGCATTAGCTATAAGAGCGATGTATCTGATACAAGAAACTCTCCCACAGAACTTTTTTATGATAAATGCGTGGAGGAGGAGGCGACGATATTTTTGCATGATTCAATAGTTTCTTTCTGGCAGGAGAAAAATATCGATATAGATCGCAATATCAATAATTTGAAAAATAAAAATCATGATATAGTGGTTTTTGCGGTTTGCCATAATGATTATTCGAATATGTCCGCCGGGGACATATTATCTATTTTTAAAGGCGTAAAGGTTATAGTAGACGCGAATAATATTTTTAATGATGAAAAGGCAAGCGAATTATCGAAAAAGGGAATAATTATAATAGGTGTAGGAAAAGGGCATTGGGGAAAATTTAAAGGCAATGAATAAAATTCTTATAACTGGCGGAGCGGGATTTATAGGATATTTTTTAGCTAAGAGATTGTCAGAGGACAGTAATAATTATATTACTATACTAGACAACTTATCTCGGGGAAAAATGGATCTTGATATGGAGAGGTTGGTGGAGAAAGAAAATGTAGAATTTATACAGGCGGATTTGACAGATCAGAAAATGTTTCTTAATCTTTCCAATAATTATAATTATATATATCATTTTGCCGCTATAATTGGAGTAAAAAATGTTTTAAAAGATCCTGACAAGGTTTTACGCGTAAACGCTGTTTCTACGCTGAATGTATTTGAGTATGCTAAAAAAATAAAAGACATTAAAAGAGTATTTTTTTCATCTACCAGCGAAATATATGCAGGTACACTGAAACGTTTCACTATCAGTATCCCCACGGGCGAAGACGTGCCATTAGCTATAGAGGATATCTCGGCATACAGGACCACATATGCGTTAAGCAAGATGTATGGAGAGTCAATAGCGTTGGTTTACGCTAAAAAGTATGGCATTGCTGTAACCATAGGAAGGTTTCACAATGTTTATGGTCCGCGAATGGGATTTGATCATGTAATACCAGAAACCTTTATTAAGATTAACAAAAGCAATAAAGTTGATGTTCCATCGCAAAATCATACAAGAGCGTTCTGTTTTATACATGATGCCATAGAAGCTACCATTAAGGCATGTACAAGCGAAAATACTAAAAATGAAATATTACATATAGGAAATCCCAAAGAAGAAATCAGCATAAAAGAACTTGTTTTAAAGATAGCGCATATTATGGATAAAAAAATTACAATTAACGAGCTATTGGATACCCCTGGTTCTCCGGTAAGACGGTGTCCAGATACATCGAAAGTAGAAAGATTAACCGGATACAGCCCTGTTATCCTGTTGGAAAAAGGGATTCTGGATACATATAAATGGTATAAAGAGCATTTGGATGCTGTTAGCGTGAGGTAGGATTAATATGGAATTAGATGCCCCCAATGTGGGAAGTATTGAAAAGCGATTTATTAATAAGGCGATTGATAGTGGTTATGTGTCTACCTTCGGCCCTTTTATTACGGAATTTGAAAATGTTTTTGCCTGGTATTTACGCATAAGTAAAGCTGTTTCTACTCAGAGCGGGACGGAAGCAATCCACATCGCTTTACATGAACTCGGGATCGGTAAAGGAGACGAGGTGATTGTCCCGGCTTTAACTTTTATTGCAACGGCAAACCCTGTTGTGTATACAGGAGCAAAGCCTGTTTTTGCGGATGTTGATATAAAAACATGGAATATCGACCCCGAAGAGATAGAAAAACGTATAACCAAAAAAACAAAGGCAATAATTCCTGTTCATTTTTATGGCAATCTTTGTGACATGGATAGGATAATAAAGATAGCTAAAAAATATGATCTTTTCATAATAGAAGACGCGACAGAAAGCTTGGGCGCAAAATATAAAGGTAAGTATGCGGGGACACTCGGAGACTTAGGATGTTTTAGTTTCAACGGAAATAAGATTATTACGACAGGCGGAGGAGGAATGGTTGTAGGCAGGAATAATAAAAGATTAGAGCATATAAAATTTTTAGTAAATCAGGCAAGGGATGGATCAAGAGGATATTATCATCCTGAAGTAGGATTTAACTACAGGATGACGAACATAGAGGCGTCTTTAGGACTTGCTCAGATGAAAAGATTGAAAGAATTTTTAAAGAAGAAAAAAAGATTTAATGATATATACAGGAAAGAACTAGGAGGTGTCAAGTTTATCTATTTTCAAGAAGAATATAAAGGCGCGGAAGCTTCATGGTGGCTTTCGTGTATTAGATTTGATAAAG
Proteins encoded in this region:
- a CDS encoding nucleotide sugar dehydrogenase, which produces MAKKVMVSKSSYGVEFKYMIDYKMEQKRIDSFINKRKTVVVQGLGFVGSAMVAALCNARNSDGLLYNVIGVDLPDQKNYWKIAMANIGKSPIVSSDVELDIAYKNAYKNKNLMATYSEYAYSKADVVIVDINFDIKKKKIGNPHGCFFGLEEYKTAISIIAENIKENTIVIIETTVPPGTTESIIFPIFKNCFSKRGLDINKLYLGYAFERVMPGLDYLSSISNFYRVYSGVNRKSKENIRQFLGTFINTKDYPLFEMDSPAAAEMAKVLENSFRAMNIAFIQEWTEYAQKAEVNLFEVVDSIRKRPTHKNIMLPGFGVGGYCLTKDPLLADWSYANLFKGKNRLRISLEAVSINDLMPMYAFSLLKDKIGSLKGRSVTIMGISYKSDVSDTRNSPTELFYDKCVEEEATIFLHDSIVSFWQEKNIDIDRNINNLKNKNHDIVVFAVCHNDYSNMSAGDILSIFKGVKVIVDANNIFNDEKASELSKKGIIIIGVGKGHWGKFKGNE
- a CDS encoding DUF4910 domain-containing protein — protein: MMLKIIEDLWFKRRDLISDGYDESLAYLSKIIPFKTHEIPTGTKCWTWVVPEKWAVKEAYIEDLNGHRLLELKDHPLHVVSYSLPVDKVVTKEELMKHLHTNPKRSGAIPFEFKYYEKDWGFCIQHDKLKDFTQDKYKVFIDSRFEKGTLKVGDYTIKGETDDIIVLAAHLCHPAMVNDDLTGVSALVEIAKKLSEIKRHYTYKILLVPETIGSIAYLSRNENIIPKLKFGIFVDMLGNNNIHALQLSRQGDTKLDRIARYVMKRKLKSFREGTFRKIAGNDEMVFNGPGVNMPMISITRFPYPEYHTSDDNPGIISKENLTESKDLILEILNILDSDYIPKRKFKGPVFLSGYGLWVNWRVNKKLNQDMEQIMLRLEGDKSVFDIAEELDLEFTDVLKYIDKFNEKGLIIKI
- a CDS encoding aminotransferase class V-fold PLP-dependent enzyme → MELDAPNVGSIEKRFINKAIDSGYVSTFGPFITEFENVFAWYLRISKAVSTQSGTEAIHIALHELGIGKGDEVIVPALTFIATANPVVYTGAKPVFADVDIKTWNIDPEEIEKRITKKTKAIIPVHFYGNLCDMDRIIKIAKKYDLFIIEDATESLGAKYKGKYAGTLGDLGCFSFNGNKIITTGGGGMVVGRNNKRLEHIKFLVNQARDGSRGYYHPEVGFNYRMTNIEASLGLAQMKRLKEFLKKKKRFNDIYRKELGGVKFIYFQEEYKGAEASWWLSCIRFDKDINIGSLQAELKDKKIPTRRIFTPLTEFPPYKREKKTYRNSYEIYEKGLCLPSSTLNSEDDVYYVCDTLKQLLRGY
- a CDS encoding GDP-mannose 4,6-dehydratase, with the protein product MNKILITGGAGFIGYFLAKRLSEDSNNYITILDNLSRGKMDLDMERLVEKENVEFIQADLTDQKMFLNLSNNYNYIYHFAAIIGVKNVLKDPDKVLRVNAVSTLNVFEYAKKIKDIKRVFFSSTSEIYAGTLKRFTISIPTGEDVPLAIEDISAYRTTYALSKMYGESIALVYAKKYGIAVTIGRFHNVYGPRMGFDHVIPETFIKINKSNKVDVPSQNHTRAFCFIHDAIEATIKACTSENTKNEILHIGNPKEEISIKELVLKIAHIMDKKITINELLDTPGSPVRRCPDTSKVERLTGYSPVILLEKGILDTYKWYKEHLDAVSVR